The sequence below is a genomic window from Acetivibrio clariflavus DSM 19732.
ATTCAAGCAGGAAGAGAAGTACGTATTATGGTTAAAGCCGATGAAGTACAGGATAATGAGATTCCTTTGATTGCAAGGGACATTGTTAAGAGAATTGAAAATGAACTGGATTATCCAGGACAAATTAAAGTAAATGTTATAAGAGAAACAAGATATATTGAGTATGCAAAATAATTATATTTTGATATAATTGGTATAAAAAGCGTGATAACACGCTTTTTATGCTTATATGGGACTTTTTGGGTCTGCTTATTAGAATGGAGGATTTTCAGCTTTGAACATTTTGTTTATTGGTGATATTGTAGGCAATCCGGGAAGGAAAGCAGCAAAAGAGATGATACAAAAATTAAAGAAGGAGAGAAATATTGATTTTTGTATAGCTAACGGTGAGAATTCTGCCGGAGGAAGCGGTATTACTTATGTTGTAGCTCAAGAGCTATATAAATCAGGAGTTGATGTAATTACCTTAGGAAACCATACTTGGTCAAAAAGGGAGATTACAAACTTTATTGATTCGGACAAGTGTATTTTAAGGCCAGCAAATTATCCTGAGGAACTGCCGGGAAGAGGCAGCACCGTAATATCAAGTGAGAAAGGAAAAATAGGTGTTCTAAACCTTATGGGACGTATATACATGGATAGTATTGATTGTCCGTTTAAAGCAGCCGACAGAGAGCTTGTTGAACTTAAAGCTCAAACAAAGATCATAATTGTAGATATGCATGCTGAGGCAACATCGGAAAAATGTGCTTTAGCATGGCATTTGGACGGCAGGGTAAGTTGTGTTATAGGTACCCATACCCATGTACAGACTGCCGATGAACGAATTTTGCCTTGCGGCACAGCGTTTATTTCAGATGCAGGGATGACTGGCCCTTATGAAGGAATTATAGGAGTGAAACGGGATATAGTGATAAATAAGTTTTTAACCCATATGCCCAACAGATTTGAAATTGCTCAGGGCCCGGTACAATTTAATGCTGTATATATCGAAATTGATGAAATTACAGGGAAGTCAACAAAAATTGAAAGAATAAATACAATACTTGAACAATAAAAAAGGAGGATTTTGTATCCTTTATGTAGAATATAATAATATAAAGATAAAGGGGGTAGCAAATATATGGACATATTAAAGGTATCTGCAAAGTCAAGTCCAAACTCTATTGCAGGAGCGCTTGCAGGTTTTATTAAGGAGAAAGGTGCTGTTGAAATCCAAGCAATAGGTGCCGGAGCATTGAACCAAGCCGTCAAAGCAGTAGCTATAGCAAGAGGTTTTGTTGCCCCGTTAGGAATAGAATTAATATGTATTCCGGCTTTTACTGAGGTTGTGATAGACGGTGAGGAGAAAACAGCAATAAAATTAATTGTTGAACCTAGAAGGGAAAAGTGAGATAAAAATGACCTTATATTATGTAAGGTCATTTTTTTATGAATATTATGTAAACAAAAAATATTATAATGTGATTTATTGCATAATATTTGCCAGTATGATAAAATTTAATTAAAGAAGGGGGGAGTTAGGATAATATGATTAGAAAGAAAAAGATTCTATCATTTTTTATTTTTAGTTTACTTACATGTTATCTATTTACTAATGTTCAAACCATTTTTGCATCACAACAAGATCCCATCACTATATTATTCAACGGTGAAAAACTTTCATTTGACGTAGAACCATATATAAAAGAAGGAAGAACGCTGGTACCTTTCAGAGGAATTCTTGAAGCATTGGGAGCAGAAGTTATTTGGAATCCGGATGAAAGATCAGTAACTGCAAGAAACAGAACTACAGAGATTTACTTGAAAATTGGCTCAAACGAAACTTTGGTAAACGGTTCAAAGGTAATAATTGATGTTCCGGCGGAGATTACCGATTCAAGGACTTTTGTACCTTTAAGGTTTATTTCAGAGAATCTAGGGGCTACTGTTTTATGGGATGGCGCTACAAGAACTGTTTCCATCGAGTATAAGCCGCAAGTCCTTGTGGAAGACCCGGGTAACGGAGAGATTCCGGGCAACAGCGGAGCAATTGGTGTTTTTAATGACGGCGATATAACAATTATTATTGACAAAGTGAAATTTGATTCTTCAGAGAAAAAGTTTTATATATACGGTAGAGCAGACTTTAATGGAAAAAGTGTATTTCTTAGAGTATTCGATTCAACAGGTAATACAAAGATGGCGGAATATGTAAAAATAGAGAACCAAGGAAAACTGAAAAGTTTTGAAGCTGTAGTTATTACGAATAGATCTGAATATTATCCTGAAAGTATATTAATTGATGTTTTTGATGAGAAAGATAATAAATTGAAAATATTAGGAAAAATCATACTGTAATTTATTATTTTGTAGTGTAATTTATTATTCGGGAGGTAATGTTATGATAAAGAAAGGAGTCATTTTAACCTTATTGACCTCATTTGTTTTTTTAATGAATTTCCAGATTTCTTATGCAGATGATGTAAAAATAGTAAGAGAAATAGATGGTTTAAGTGTAACTGAAGATGGTTCCTATAAAGTTAAGTATAATGAAACTAAACCAATATTATTAAAGCAAAATGATTATGTGAAACTAAATATAAAGAAAGACAAGGAAGTAGTTATATTACTGGACGGTTCAGAAATAGAGACTCCCCCAGGCAAACTTCCTCAATCGCCTTTTAAATATGCACTTTTTGCAGGTGCAGAAGAAATAAACGGAAATAAGGATGTATTGATACTTAGAGGAGATCAACTTAGTATTTCAGGATATTCGCATTCAAATGGAAATATTATCGGTGGAATTGGTCCTGGTTCAGCTGTATGTAAATCAGAAGAAGATAAATTAGTAAGTGTTGGAAAAGTCGATATTTCAGGAGCAGGTTTAACAATCAATAAGGAAGAAAATGTTTCTTTAATACCAATGCCGGACTTAAGTGAAAAATTTGCTGTTGATGCTAAGACAGCAGGATCATATTTTTCAACTACCTTTAATCCGAAAACAGGTAAAGAGTATTATAAAGATATTATAGACTCTTCAGGAGAAGGAGTAACAGGTATAATTAAAAGTGAATTTGGTTCTGGTTTAACTTGTACATACACAGGAGATACTTGGGAAATAAACGGTAATTCTTTAGAACTATCAATGAAAAAACCGTTATTTTTTGATGGTAATGTTAAATTTAGTTTAAATAGTATAATAGGAGATGGATTTATTATAGCAACAGGAGATATTTTATTTAATAGCGGTAAAGAAACTAGTTTAGGTTTAGCATTTAACGATGACGGAACTGTTGATTTGGAAAACAGTTCTGAGATAGGTTTTTACTCGGTTTCTGGTAATATCGATTTTAATATGGTATCTGGCGCAAAGTTCAAAGGCATTGTATACGCTCCTGGTACTTTTGTTGAAGACGAAACGGGAAGGTTAATTTTAAAAGGTGGAAAAGTACAAATGAGTACAGACTATTTTGAACTCTATGGCAGTTTAGTAGCTAGTACACTGGAATTGTATGGTAATAAAAAAATTTATTACGTTGAAAATGATTTGAGTGATGAGTTAGAAGATGATACAACAAGTCGTATTGATTTTTCAAATGTACAAAGTGTTGCATTAAAGATAGCTAACGAGTTATCAAAAGGAAAAAATAATGTTAACATGGCAACAATTATATATTCTGATACAGCAGATATATTAGGAAAAGGATTTTATAAGCTTAATAATGAAGACGAATTGAATGAATTATCCGAATTAATAAAAGAATATGAAATAAGAGAAGGTTCAAATTTAGGAGATGGTCTTAGATTAGCATATCATACACTAAAGGAAGGAGCAGCTAAAGATGGAGACGATACATTAAATGAACCTGAAAAGTTTTTAATTGTATTGACGTATAATGAACCTACTAGATATACCGATGTAGATATTTCATATACAGGTGAAATTCCAAGCGGAGATATTCGTATAAAAGAATGTAATATAGAAGAAGCTTTAAACTATGCTGAAAGAGTTGCAGAGGTTATAAAAGAAGAAAGATTTGACAATATATACTTTATAGACCTTGATGCTGATGGTACTTTAAATTCAGTTAAAGAAGTTTTAAAAAAGGCAGGTACAAAAGAGGAGTTTACATATGATCCAAAGGCAGTTGTAGAAGGAACTGCAAAGCAAACCTTTGAAGAAGCATTAGATATTTCGATTCAATCAATACTTAAGGATATAAATTATATACCAATAGTAGAAAAAGTCGAAGTTGCATTTAATGATGATAAATCGCATGTATTGCCTGATTACGTTGAGTTTGTGAAGACTGTAAAAGAACAAATTGAAATAGATGGCGAGAAAAAAATTGTTGAGAAAAAAAGTGATTTTTATTATGATGAAGATACCCGAGAATTAGAACTTATTGAAGATATTATTATTGATTTGTCAAGCGATAAGACCGAAGCTAAGATTGAAGAACTTATCATGTTTGTTAAGTTTAATACTGTAACAAATTCTGAACAATTACCAGAAGATTATATTGAATTTAAAGAAACAGAACTTATTTATACATTTACTTTAGTTGATAGAAATGGCAAAGAGTTAAAAGAATTTATTCATGTACCTGTTGACAAAATGCGTGTTAGAGTTGAGTCAAAAATAGACATAAATTAAATGTTGTAATAAAAATTAATTAACGGTGCTGTCTCAAAGTATTATAAATATTTTGGACAGCACCTTTTTTATTTGAAAATTGATGTTTTATTATCGAGACTAACATTATTTTATAAAAATTTGAAAGGTGTAAAAGAACTGTTTATTAAACTATGCTATATGTTAATTTGTAACCGTCAAATAGATCATCACATAGTAGAATGGTTGCGAAGTTGATACAATCACTGTAAAAAAGAATAAACGGAGTGATTGTATGGACATGGAAAAAGTAACAACTGAACAACAATTATCTAGGTGGGCACAATTAATACAAAACCGGCTTGAAAGTGGGCAAAGTATCAAAGAGTTTTGCCGAACGAATGGAGTAAGCAAAGCTACATACTACTATTGGCAAAAGAAAGTCAGTGAAGCAAAGTGTACAGTAGTTGAAGAAGTAAAAGAACCCAAAATCGAAGTACCAAGTGGATGGATGCAGCTTGCATCGAAACCGGTGTACCCTGCAAAAGCTACACTGGAAATTAAAATTAATGGCTGTAATGTCACTGTAAATACGGAAACAGACTTAGAATTATTGAAAAAAGTTTGCCAGGTGTTGATGTCGTTATGATAAGATGGAATGAAAAACCAGTGTATCTTTGCGGAAGATTAACGGATATGAGGAAATCTATCAACGGATTAATAACACTGGTACAAGAAAGTTTCTCACTTGATCCGTTTATGAATGCACTGTTTGTGTTCTGTAACAGAGGGAGAAACAGGATAAAAATCCTTGAATGGGATGGAGATGGGTTTTGGCTGTACTTTAAGAGGCTAGAACGAGGGAGATTTTGCTGGCCAACAGAAGAAGATTCAACCACAATGCTTCTTGATGTAAACGAATTAGCTTGTCTTATTGATAGTGCCAGATTAGAGAAAAAGCTCAGGAGAAAGGAAGTTTTAGAGCGTCAAATTTCGTAAGAAGAAATTCAAAAAAGAATCAAAAAGCTGGATTTAATGTAATTTTTATGGTAATATTATCCTATGAATAGACAAGAAATTTCAGTAGAAAAATTACTTAATATAATTGAAGAAAAGGAACGAAGGATAGCTGAATTGGAACAACAAGTCCAATGGTTTATGGAACAAATACGCCTTTCAAAGCATAAACAATTCGGTGTATCCAGTGAACAAACAAAGATTGAACAAATCAATCTTTTTAACGAAGAGGAAGAGACTCACAATTTAGCTATTTCCGAGCTACAAAAGATAGAAGTAAAAGCTTATTACCGTAAGAGAACACGTCTAACAACAGATAAACTTCCTGAAGATTTACCGGTGGAGGTAATAGAGCACAAGTTACCCGAAAAGGAATGTATTTGCCCGGAATGCGGTAGTGAATTGCATACAATGGGAAAAGAAACTCGTGATGAGTTGAAGATTATACCTGCAAAAGCGGTAATAGTGCGCCATATTAGGCATGTTTATTCATGCCGGAACTGTGAAAAAACTTCAGACCATACTCCCATTGTAAAGGCAGATATACCGGAACCGGTCATAAAGGGAAGTTTTGCATCACCCGAGACAATTGCCCATATAGCTACACAAAAATTCATGATGGGGTCTCCCTTATATCGTCAGGGGCAGGAATGGAAACAAAATGGCATTGAGATATCAAGGCAGACAATGTCAAATTGGTTGATAAAAGCCTGTGAGAATTGGCTGGAACCGATATATGAGGAGATGAAGAAACGGCTGTGCGAGCATGAGGTACTGCATGCAGATGAAACAGTGGTACAGGTGCTAAAAGAACCAGGGAAGGCGGCACAGTCGAAGAGTTACATGTGGCTGTACCGAACGAGCGGGGAGGCAAAACATCAGATAATACTTTATGACTACCAGCCGGACAGAAAACATATACATCCGGAGGAATTTCTAAAAGAATTTAGTGGATATTTACATGCAGACGGATATAGCGGGTATTACAAGCTGCCCGAAAAAATTACTGTAATAGGTTGTTGGGCCCATGTACGGCGAAAGTTTTTTGAAGCGATGGAAGCCCTGCCCAAAGAAAAGCAAGCAACATCTAATGCAGCGAAGGGAGTAACATATTGTGATAAACTGTTTCATTTAGAGAAACAGTTTGCATTGCTGTGCCCGGAAAACCGGTTAGAAGGAAGAAAGAAGCAATCAAAGCCTCTTATAGATGAATTTTATGATTGGATAAAAAAATTAAATGTACTTCCCAAAACCCATCTGGGGAAAGCAGTACAATATGCGCAGTCCCAGCGAAAATATCTTGAGAGGTATATACTGGATGGACGATTAGAGATATCCAATAACCGTGCAGAGCGAAGTATAAAGCCTTTCGTAATCGGACGCAAGAATTGGCTTTTCAGTAATACGCCAGGTGGTGCGAGAGCGAGCGCGGTGTATTACAGTCTTATTGAAACAGCAAAAGAGAACGGATTGAATCCTTTTGAGTATTTGTCATGGATATTTAGTCAAGCCCCTAATCTAGGGAAACCTGGTTATGTGAGCACATTTGCTGATTTTCTGCCTGGTAGCAGAAAAATACCTGCTAAGGTGTTTATACCGCAATCCAAAAGAACAGAGCCTGAGAAATATGCCTGGGAGGAAGACGAATGAAAGTTGGAAAACATACGATATTTATGATCAAATTTATCACGGATTTTATTAATGGTGAAATAGAACGTTATTTTTTTGATTTGGATTATTCTGGTTAATGTAATAGAGCATTTTCCCTGCATGGAGCATGAGAACAGCGAATTAGCGGAAAGATTTGCTGATACTGTAGATCAGGCATATGAACTCGGAACATCTCTTGGTTTGTCGGATGAAGAGTTCAGGATGGAAATTGCCAATGCTTTCAATGAATGGTTGGGTGAAAAAAGACCCAACTTAATTTAGATGCACATAGGTTGTAAAAATTAAGGATTAAGTTTTTGGTTGAAAAAGTTTTATCGATTTACAAAACTTTTCCAACCATTTTTATTAATGATTGTGTCATTCATGTGCGGGCTTGTTTGACGCTTACTATTATCTGGTAATAAACATAAAGCCCCATATATTTTGAGAAATATGGGGCAAAAATTTTATTATTTTGATTTAACATAACCTTCGGCTTTTAAAAGCTCTGCAATTAGGATTGCACCGCCAGCTGCGCCTCTTACTGTGTTGTGGGACAGACATACAAATTTATAGTCGAAAATGATATCTTCTCTAAGTCTTCCGATGGTAACGCCCATTCCGTTTTCATAGTCTCTGTCAAGTCTTGTCTGGGGTCTGTTGTCTTCAGTCATATATTTCAGGAATTGTTTTGGTGCACTTGGAAGTCCAAGAGTCTGAGGTTTGCCTTTAAAGCTTTCCCAGAGAGAAAGGATTTCATCCTTTGAAGGTTTCTTGTCAAAGGAGACGAATACTGCTGCCATATGTCCGTCTAATGTAGGAACACGAATACATTGAGTTGTTATTATTGGAGATTTGGCTTTAACAATTTCACTGCCTTCAACTGTTCCCCATATTTTTAGAGGTTCCTGTTCACTCTTTTCTTCTTCACCGCCGATATACGGAATAATATTGTCTATCATTTCAGGCCAGTCATTGAAAGTTTTGCCGGCACCGGAAATAGCCTGGTATGTGCAAGCTGTAACTTTGTTGATGCCAAATTGTCTTAAAGGATGTAACGCAGGTACATAGCTCTGTATGGAACAGTTGGGTTTAACTGCAATAAAACCGTTCTTTACTCCTAATCGTTTTCTTTGGCTTTCTATTACATCAAGATGTGAATCGTTTAACTCAGGAATAACCATAGGAACATCAGGAGTCCAACGATGTGCAGAATTATTGGATACTACCGGGGTGTCTGTCTTTGCATATGCTTCTTCAAGGGCTTTAATTTCATCTTTTTTCATATCTACAGCACAAAATACAAAGTCAACATCCTTTGCAACATCTTCAACATCTGAGGCATTTTTAACAATAATATTTTTAACCTTTTCCGGAATCGGAGCATTAAGTTTCCATCTTCCTTCTACAGCTTCTGAATAAGTTCTGCCGGAAGATTTTTCACTGGCAGCTATTGATACTACTTCAAACCAGGGATGGTTTTCCAAAAGAGTAATAAACCTTTGACCTACCATTCCTGTTCCTCCGACTATACCGACTTTTAATTTATTGCTCATAATTTACTCACTCCTATACTTTATTAAAGTTTTATACATCAGGTCTAATACTGTTTTATTGACACTAATTATTTCAATAAGTCATGTGTGTTTGTGTATTTAACTGAAAAATACTTATAAAACTTCAATTAAGGCATCTGTTTGTTATTAAATAATTATGTATGTACACGTACGAAGAACAAATGTGTTTGTATGGTGTAATTTTAGCAAAAAGTTGTTCAATTGACAATAGATTTGTAAAATTTAATTTTTAATATCCCGATATTTATTGTGATAATTTACGGTACATTTATATATATTAAGAAAAATATCAGGAATTGTTAAGCATAAAATATTGGATATTTATTAGATATATACATTAAATAAATAATGCTTATGTGGTGCTAAAGAGGACTATTTTTTTATGCCTTGCTAAATGGCCCTGTTATATATTATAGAGAAGAATAAAATAATATGAGAATTTTTGGATTAAATTTTTTGCCGATATCTTTTTGCTCTAACGTATATAAAAAAGCGATATTTGCTGGATAAAATAAAAAAAGAATAAAGCTTCTTGATTAAAATTGGATAAAAATAGATCATAAGATTTTGAAATAAAAAATAATATAATGAATTGTTTTTTCTCTAAAATAAACTTAAGATATTATTGTATTTGAATCTAATGCTACTGGATTAATTCTTATCAAAAGAATAATCATAAGATTTTGATATAGATATTAGTCTAAGGTTTATAAATATTCTTATATAAATTACGGATGTAATGATAAAAGACTAAGTATAATAAGTTTCTATTTTATTTTAATCGACACAACAGGAGATGATTTAATGGAAAACCAACAGGTTTTAAACAAACGAATTACTCTTTTTGCACTGGTATGGCCTATTCTGATAGAAACATTTTTGAGAATGTTTTTTGGTACTATTGATACATTTATGCTCAGTAGCTATTCCGATTCTGCTGTAGCAGGCGTTGGATCCGCAAATCAATATGTATCTATATTGATATTACTGTTTCAAATAGTTGCGGGAGGTGCTGGGATAGTAATATCTCAGTATCTTGGAGCCAAAAATGAAAAGAAAGCTTCTTATGCAGCATTGGTGGCTATTTTGTTCAACCTGCTTTTAGGTATAATGATAAGCATTTTAATGTTTGCCTTTTCGGGAAAAATACTCAGACTAATGAATTTTGAGGAAAGTGTATACCGATTTTCAAAGGAATATTTGATTATAATTGGCTCATTTTCTTTTGTAAATGCTGTGAGCATGACGATGTCAGCTATCCTGCGAAGCCATGGATACGTAAAGTACCCTATGTTTGTAAATATGGGGTCTAATATTCTCAATATTATCGGAAATGCAATTTTTATTTACGGTCTGTTTGGAGTACCGGTATTGGGAGTTAAAGGGGTTGCTATTTCTACAATTAGCAGTCAGGTTATCGGACTGTCGGTTATGTTTATCGTATTGAAAAGAAATGTCGGACTTAATTTTTCGGTTCCGGAACTAATAAAGATTCCTAAGGAAGAAATTGTTGAGATTTTAAAGAATATTTTTAAGATTGGCGGTCCATCAGCAGGGGAGACATTATCCTATAATATTGCACAGATTGTTGTAACATCTTTTATATCGGCTATGGAAGTTTATGCACTGACCGCAAGATTTTATGTTTATAATTTAATGTTTTATATTATGATGTTTGGATTGGCGACAGCACAGGCCACACAGATTATTATCGGCCACCTTGTCGGTGCCGGGAAAAAAGATGAGGCATATAAGGCATGCCTTCGCAGTCTTAAATTGGCAGCTATTGTATCTTTTTCTGTAGCTATAGTGTTTGCGCTGTTTGGAAAAAATCTCTTGGGCATATTTACTGATGATATGAATATTATCCAATTGGGTGGGAAATTGTTTCTGATTACTATTATTTTAGAACCCGGAAGAACTTTCAATCTGGTTCTTGGTCATGCCCTTAAGGGGACCGGTGATGCGAAATATACCATGTATATGGGCTTGATATCAATGTGGCTTGTAATGGTCTTAATGTCTTACGTATTAGGTATAAAAATGAGCTTAGGTCTTGTTGGAGTATGGATAGCCTTTGCTTCCGATGAGTGGATAAGAGGCATTATGATGCTTAAAAGATGGAAATCAAGGGCATGGGAGCAAAAGGCAGTTATTTCGAGACAATCAAGTGCTGTTGAAAAAGATGATGAATATTTGCAAACAGCAAATTAATGCTTAATAAAGTATTAAAAGTAAGTTAGTTTAGGGCATGGAAATATGCTTTTTTGAAAATTAAAATTTATTAAAAAATCAAATAAAAAGAAAAAACGGTTGCTGAATTTTATGTTAATTTTTTTTACCATAAAATTTAAAATGTGTAACCGTTTTTTTTTGCGCTTAATATAATGGTAATATAAACAGCCGAAAGATAAAAAACGGGAGATTAACATACCGATTATGTGGTTATTTCATATAAGTTATAGTTAAAAGGAGGTTTTATTATGTCTGGTCATGAATATAAACATGGACCTAAGATTGAAGCAGGTCAGATATTAAATCCTGACTGTTTTCCACCACCAAATGAATTGGTTTGCATACAAGTACCGAAGATATTTGACCAAGTTGCATTAAGAGAATGTGTGACAAGATCGATAAAAATCAGAAAGTGCGGTCCGGAACCCCATGGACCGATACACGGCCCTTCTCCTGTAGATTTTGAAGGGGTAACTGATTTTGATATAGTCGAAATAAAAGTTGTATCCAAAACCGATTCTTTAACAAGGGCAGGGTTTAAAAAATTAAAATTGATGGTGAAAATTGGATACAAGATTCACTATTCAATTGGTGACACATCGGAAATTGAATATGATGAGGCTGTTTTCAATCTTACAGTTAACGAAATATACTGCCCGAGTTGTGTAGCACAGATAGGTGTAATCAAGGCAAAAGATTGTCCGGATATTCACGGCGATAAGAATAAGACTGCTGATGTTGATGGTACGTTCATTAAGGTAGAAGCCCTTGCAGAAGCATTTAATGATGCTTATCATCCGGAAACAGGTATATTAACCTTTGATATCGGTGCATTCTTTATAGTAAAATGTGAATGTGTTGTTCAGCTGTTGATACCTTCATACGGTTATTGCCCTGTTCCTCCGGAACAAGTTAACCCTGCTGCACAGAACTGCAGGACATTTAACGATAGAACCAAGACACCGTTCCCAACTAAATTCTTCCCGGATCAAAAGTGGAATCCTTTAGACAGAAATGAATAACTTAAATAAAAAAACATGCAGATCTGCTTTCCGGCAGGTCTGCATGTTTTATGCCGACTTTCGTATGAAAATAGTAAAAGCGAGATGCTCGATAACATCGAAAAGGTCATAAGTTGGAAATTTGGAGTGGAAAAGTATGGTGAATTATTATGTGGCGTTAGAATCAAGGACCCATGCCTTTTTGTTGGAACGCAGAA
It includes:
- a CDS encoding MATE family efflux transporter encodes the protein MENQQVLNKRITLFALVWPILIETFLRMFFGTIDTFMLSSYSDSAVAGVGSANQYVSILILLFQIVAGGAGIVISQYLGAKNEKKASYAALVAILFNLLLGIMISILMFAFSGKILRLMNFEESVYRFSKEYLIIIGSFSFVNAVSMTMSAILRSHGYVKYPMFVNMGSNILNIIGNAIFIYGLFGVPVLGVKGVAISTISSQVIGLSVMFIVLKRNVGLNFSVPELIKIPKEEIVEILKNIFKIGGPSAGETLSYNIAQIVVTSFISAMEVYALTARFYVYNLMFYIMMFGLATAQATQIIIGHLVGAGKKDEAYKACLRSLKLAAIVSFSVAIVFALFGKNLLGIFTDDMNIIQLGGKLFLITIILEPGRTFNLVLGHALKGTGDAKYTMYMGLISMWLVMVLMSYVLGIKMSLGLVGVWIAFASDEWIRGIMMLKRWKSRAWEQKAVISRQSSAVEKDDEYLQTAN